Proteins encoded by one window of Rhodamnia argentea isolate NSW1041297 chromosome 6, ASM2092103v1, whole genome shotgun sequence:
- the LOC115728853 gene encoding stress-response A/B barrel domain-containing protein HS1-like, which yields MEEAKGLVKHVLLAKFKDETPPDQIEQLIKGYANLVNLIEPMKSFHWGKDVSIENMHQGFTHVFESTFESTEGVAEYIGHPAHVEFATLFLSHVEKVVVIDYKPTIVRT from the exons ATGGAGGAAGCGAAGGGATTGGTGAAGCATGTGCTGCTTGCCAAGTTCAAAGACGAAACCCCGCCTGACCAAATCGAGCAACTCATCAAGGGTTACGCCAATCTCGTCAACCTCATCGAACCCATGAAATCTTTCCACTG GGGAAAGGATGTGAGCATCGAGAACATGCACCAAGGCTTCACGCATGTCTTCGAGTCGACGTTTGAGAGCACCGAGGGAGTAGCAGAGTACATTGGTCATCCTGCTCACGTCGAATTCGCGACCCTGTTCCTTTCCCATGTGGAGAAAGTAGTTGTGATCGACTACAAGCCGACCATTGTCCGTACCTGA
- the LOC115728852 gene encoding stress-response A/B barrel domain-containing protein HS1-like codes for MEEEKGVVKRALLLKFKDEIAPDQIEQLVKGQSRLVDLIEPLKSFHWGRSVSIGNSPQGFTHIFEFVFESAEGIAEYTAHPAHVEFSNRYGPYIDDFVMIDYKPTIFRT; via the exons atggaggaagagaagggAGTGGTGAAGCGTGCGTTGCTTTTGAAGTTCAAGGACGAAATCGCACCTGACCAAATCGAGCAACTCGTCAAGGGTCAATCCCGTCTCGTCGACCTCATCGAACCCTTGAAATCTTTCCACTg GGGAAGAAGTGTGAGCATCGGCAACTCGCCCCAGGGCTTCACGCACATCTTCGAGTTCGTGTTCGAGAGCGCCGAGGGGATAGCAGAGTACACGGCTCATCCCGCGCACGTCGAGTTCTCAAACCGGTACGGCCCCTACATCGATGACTTTGTCATGATCGACTACAAGCCAACCATTTTCCGTACCTGA